TGCGGGGCTGGGGTTGATGGCGAGGGTGGGGGTCGCACGCGCGAGGTCGAGTCGGGCGAAGGCGCTGCGGGCCTGGGTGATGATCGGGCTATCGGGCGCGGCGTCGGGTTGGAGCAGGAGGTTGGCATCGACGGCGAGCCCGCCTCGGGTGGCGGCGGAGAGGGTCATGCGTGGGGTGGCGGCTTCAATCGGGCCGGTGGCGTCGCCCGGGCTGGCGTCGAGGAGGAAGACGGTGAGGATGTGGATGGTCTGGTGCTGGATGGTGCGGGTCTGGACGCGGACTAACGCGCGGGACGCGGCGAAGCGGTAGCTGCCTACGGCGAAGGTGGCATTGTCTTCGAGCAGGAACCATCGGGTGGCGTCGGTTTCGGTCCAAGTGGTGACGCGTTGGCCGCCGAGGATCGCCTGAGCATCGACTACGGGGTCGGCAAGGGGTCCAAGAGAGACGCGCGGGCCGACGATCGAGATGGGTTGTTCGGCTGCCGGTGAGGGGGAGCAGAGGGAGAGGGTTAATGTGGCTGCGAGTAGGCTGGCTGTGATGTTAGGGAGGTTGGGCATCGCTGGGCACGATACCCCTTGGCCGAAAAGGCTGCCATTGAATCCGGATCAGTTGGTGGGGAGGAGGGAGCGGGCTTTTTCGATGATGGGTTGGGGGTCGGACCCGCCTACAAACTCGCCGATGAGGTTGCCGGAGGCGTCGTAGACGAAGACGGCGGGGACGACGAGGTCGTTCCAGGAGTCGGCGATGCGGTTGACGACCTCGATCTGGGCATCGGCATCGGGGTAGAGGAGGTAGGCGTCGTGGAGGGCGTGGTGCTTGTCGAGGAAGTCGATGGCTTGTTGTTCGTAGTCGCCGGGGACATCGAGGGTGATGGAGACGGGTCGGACGGCGTCGCCCAGGTCTTTGAGACCGGTGTGGAGGTCGGGGAACATGGCGATGCAGGGGGCGCACCAGGTGGCCCAGAAGTCGATCACGGTGATCTGGCCTTTGGCGACGGATTCGGCGACGAGGGCTTCGATGGCGTCGGCGTCGAGCTGGGGCAGGGCTCGGGTGGCGGCTTGTTCGGGTGCTGCGGGGGTCGTTCCGGGCTCCTGGGCCGGTGCGGTGGCGTCGCCACAGGCGGTGAGGACGAGAGTGAGGGTCAGCAGGATCAGGAGGCGGGGCATGAGCGTCCTTTCGGGGAGGGCATGGGAGGATGTTAGCCCCGGATGGAGTGATCGGCGTTCTTTTCGTGGTGCGTGTTCGGCTGCTAACATCAAAGTATGCAGATCGTGCTTAATGGCGAGAAACGTGAGACCGAGGCGGTGACGGTCGCGGCACTGCTCAAGGAGCTTGGGCTCGAGGGCCAGCCCGCAGCGGTCGAACGCAATGCTGAGGTGGTCAAACGCAAGGAACACGAGGCTACGCGACTGACCGATGGCGATGCGATCGAAGTCGTCACCCTCGTCGGCGGCGGCTAACCCCCCCCACCCCACCCCCTCACTGCTCCTGGCTGTGGGTTCTCGTGCGGTTTAATGGGACCGGTTGAGTCGATCATGGTTGTTTTCGATTTCGATGATGCTTACGAGGTGATGTGATGGCGACGCTGGTGCAAGATGAAGCTGTGTTGGGTGGTTCATTGGAAGTAGGGGGACGGACGCTGACGAGCCGGCTGATCGTGGGCACGGGCAAGTACCCGAACTATCCGACGATGGCCGCTTGTCTGGATGCGTCGGGGACGGAGGTGGTGACAGTGGCGGTGCGGCGCGAGCGGCTGATTGACGCTGAGGGCAAGTCGCTGCTGGAGTTTGTGGATACGGATCGTTACACGATTCTGCCGAACACGGCGGGATGTTTTTCGGCAGACGATGCGGTGCGGGTCGCGCGGCTGGGGCGTGAGATCTTGGATCAGCTCGACAATCCCGGGAAGGATTGGGTGAAGCTCGAGGTGCTGGGGGATAAGAAGACGTTGCTGCCTGACCCGGTTGGGACGCTGGAGGCGACCAAGGAGTTGGTGGCGGACGGGTTCAAGGTGCTGTGTTACTCGAGTGATGATCCGATCATGGCGCTTCGGATCAAGGAAGCGGGGGCGGCGTCGGTGATGCCGGCGGGGTCGCCGATTGGTTCGGGTCAGGGCGTGTTGAACCCGCACGCGATCGCGCTGATTCTTGAGCTGCTCAAGGAAGGTGATGCCGACTATCCGGTGATCGTCGATGCGGGCGTGGGGACGGCGTCGGACGTGTCGATCGCGTTTGAACTCGGTGCGGACGGCGTGCTGCTCAATACCGGGATCGCGCACGCGAAGGACCCGTTGCGGATGGCGCACGCGATGCGTCATGCGACGGCTGCGGGAAGGCTGGCCTATCTATCAGGCCGGATCGGCAAGAAGAAGTATGCGAACGCGTCGTCGCCCTGGGAGGGTGTAATCGGTTACATCCCTGGCGAGTGATGCCGGTGCGTGTTGTTTGATTTTTTGATAAACCCCGTTGTGCGAGGTCACGATGTTTAGAAGTGCAGTGATGGTGTTGGTTGCCGGGTTATTGGCGGTTTCTGCGTTCGGTCAGGATGGGGATGCCCCGGAGGGAACGGTGGTACGGCTGACAACGAACGCGGGGGACATCGATCTGCTGATGTACGACGAGAAGACGCCCGGGACGGTGGCTAACTTTCTGCGGCTTGTGGACGAGAAGGCGTACGACGGCGCGTTTTTTCATCGCCTGGTGCCCGGGTTTGTGATTCAGGGGGGCGGGTT
This Phycisphaeraceae bacterium DNA region includes the following protein-coding sequences:
- the thiS gene encoding sulfur carrier protein ThiS, with translation MQIVLNGEKRETEAVTVAALLKELGLEGQPAAVERNAEVVKRKEHEATRLTDGDAIEVVTLVGGG
- a CDS encoding TlpA disulfide reductase family protein, with translation MPRLLILLTLTLVLTACGDATAPAQEPGTTPAAPEQAATRALPQLDADAIEALVAESVAKGQITVIDFWATWCAPCIAMFPDLHTGLKDLGDAVRPVSITLDVPGDYEQQAIDFLDKHHALHDAYLLYPDADAQIEVVNRIADSWNDLVVPAVFVYDASGNLIGEFVGGSDPQPIIEKARSLLPTN
- a CDS encoding thiazole synthase — its product is MATLVQDEAVLGGSLEVGGRTLTSRLIVGTGKYPNYPTMAACLDASGTEVVTVAVRRERLIDAEGKSLLEFVDTDRYTILPNTAGCFSADDAVRVARLGREILDQLDNPGKDWVKLEVLGDKKTLLPDPVGTLEATKELVADGFKVLCYSSDDPIMALRIKEAGAASVMPAGSPIGSGQGVLNPHAIALILELLKEGDADYPVIVDAGVGTASDVSIAFELGADGVLLNTGIAHAKDPLRMAHAMRHATAAGRLAYLSGRIGKKKYANASSPWEGVIGYIPGE